A single region of the Vanessa atalanta chromosome Z, ilVanAtal1.2, whole genome shotgun sequence genome encodes:
- the LOC125076148 gene encoding syntaxin-7 yields the protein MESSYQGGVAFEDNDNFQRLSQTIASNIKKISQNVSSMSKMVNQLQTPQDSQELRNQLRQIQNYTQKLAKDTSSMIMELMKLRTDIPANMLTRDRLSDEYMTTLNAFQTTQRAAAQKTKDDVRKVKAQTINIGDPFAMGGGVKDGDQGETIRKQEQMSMQSQRELQQLEERERDIRQLENDIMDVNQIFKELGTMIHEQGAVVESIESNVECASHNVEAAAHELSHAANYKNKLRKKKVYLTLILIIIISIILIIIFHN from the exons ATGGAATCGTCATACCAGGGAGGTGTAGCGTTCGAAGATAACGATAATTTTCAGCGGCTTTCGCAAACAATAGCCagcaatattaaaaagatatccCAAAATG TTTCATCAATGTCCAAGATGGTCAACCAGCTGCAGACTCCGCAGGACTCCCAGGAGCTTAGAAACCAATT GCGCCAAATACAAAATTACACTCAGAAGTTGGCAAAAGATACTTCTTCCATGATAATGGAGCTTATGAAGCTGAGAACTGATATACCGGCGAACATGCTCACTCGGGATCGCCTCAGTGATGAGTACATGACCACACTGAATGCATTCCag ACGACTCAGCGGGCGGCGGCTCAGAAGACGAAAGACGATGTGCGGAAAGTGAAGGCGCAGACCATCAACATCGGCGACCCCTTCGCTATGGGCG GAGGAGTCAAGGATGGCGATCAGGGCGAGACCATTCGCAAGCAGGAGCAGATGTCGATGCAGTCGCAGCGCGAGCTGCAGCAGCTGGAGGAGCGCGAGCGGGACATACGACAGCTGGAG AACGACATAATGGACGTGAACCAGATCTTCAAGGAGCTCGGCACGATGATCCACGAGCAAGGGGCGGTGGTGGAGTCCATCGAGTCCAATGTCGAGTGCGCGTCGCACAACGTCGAGGCGGCCGCGCACGAGTTGTCTCATGCCGCTAACTACAAG AACAAGCTGAGGAAGAAGAAAGTGTACCTGACGCTcatcctcatcatcatcatatcgaTAATATTAATCATCATCTTCCACAACTGA